Proteins encoded together in one Diceros bicornis minor isolate mBicDic1 chromosome 18, mDicBic1.mat.cur, whole genome shotgun sequence window:
- the TRAPPC1 gene encoding trafficking protein particle complex subunit 1: MTVHNLYLFDRNGVCLHYSEWHRKKQAGIPKEEEYKLMYGMLFSIRSFVSKMSPLDMKDGFLAFQTSRYKLHYYETPTGIKVVMNTDLGVGPIRDVLHHIYSALYVELVVKNPLCPLGQTVQSELFRSRLDSYVRSLPFFSARAG, translated from the exons ATGACTGTCCACAACCTGTACCTGTTTGACCGGAATGGAGTGTGTCTGCATTACAGCGAGTGGCACCGCAAGAAGCAAGCGGGGATCCCCAAGGAGGAG gAGTACAAGCTGATGTACGGGATGCTCTTCTCTATCCGCTCGTTTGTCAGCAAGATGTCCCCGCTAGACAT GAAGGACGGCTTCCTGGCCTTCCAAACCAGCCGTTACAAACTCCATTACTACGAGACGCCCACTGGAATCAAGGTTGTCATGAATACTGACTTGGGCGTGGGACCCATCCGAGATGTGCTGCACCACATCTACAGTGCG CTGtatgtggagctggtggtgaagAATCCCCTGTGCCCGCTGGGCCAAACTGTGCAGAGCGAGCTCTTCCGCTCCCGACTAGACTCCTACGTCCGCTCTCTGCCCTTCTTCTCCGCCCGAGCTGGCTGA